From a single Gimesia fumaroli genomic region:
- a CDS encoding VOC family protein: MSLHHIPKGYHTVTPYLLVEGAAEMIEFLKTVFDATPEIISYHGDIIGHACLKIGDSMIELADACEEWGKTTSFIHLYVSDVDATYQKAIAAGGVSVTEPADQFYGEGSCSVKDPFGIQWLIAAQIEELSNKELLRRAEEFKQQQKQQQQ, encoded by the coding sequence ATGTCCCTACACCATATTCCGAAAGGTTATCACACGGTCACTCCTTATTTGCTGGTCGAAGGAGCCGCTGAAATGATTGAATTTCTGAAGACCGTATTTGATGCGACACCTGAAATCATCTCATATCATGGAGATATCATCGGCCATGCCTGCTTGAAAATCGGAGATTCGATGATCGAACTGGCGGATGCCTGTGAAGAATGGGGCAAGACGACCTCTTTCATTCACCTTTACGTCTCCGACGTAGATGCGACTTATCAGAAAGCAATTGCAGCAGGGGGAGTCAGCGTCACCGAGCCAGCTGATCAGTTTTATGGAGAAGGCAGCTGTTCCGTCAAAGATCCCTTCGGGATTCAATGGCTCATCGCAGCACAGATCGAAGAACTCTCAAATAAAGAACTGCTGCGTCGGGCTGAAGAATTCAAGCAACAACAAAAACAACAGCAGCAATAA
- a CDS encoding cupin domain-containing protein: protein MPFIDIHAVEPLEVLPGCKMRTPYGENLMLSYLEMDEGAIVPMHYHPHEQGGMLLKGKLELTMGDEVRVVEAGAMFIIPPNTPHQAIAVDGPAVVLDVFSPVREDYAELYNKYIPTTDAES, encoded by the coding sequence ATGCCATTCATCGATATTCATGCGGTCGAACCATTGGAAGTTCTACCTGGCTGTAAAATGCGCACGCCTTACGGCGAGAATCTGATGTTATCTTATCTGGAAATGGACGAAGGAGCCATCGTTCCCATGCACTATCATCCGCACGAGCAGGGGGGCATGCTGCTCAAAGGCAAGCTGGAACTGACCATGGGGGATGAGGTGCGAGTAGTAGAAGCGGGCGCGATGTTTATTATTCCTCCCAACACACCCCATCAGGCGATCGCCGTCGACGGACCGGCCGTGGTCCTGGATGTATTCAGCCCCGTCCGTGAAGACTACGCGGAACTGTATAACAAATACATTCCGACGACTGATGCGGAATCGTAA
- a CDS encoding arylsulfatase, translated as MRFALSAFILFSWINLVYAVEQPNVILIMSDDQGYGELSRHGNPILKTPNLDQLAAQSIRLTDFHVAPMCTPTRGQLMTGLDSFRNGAMNVSSGRTLLRPELKTMADLFQSGGYRTGIFGKWHLGDNYPFRPEDRGFEETLWFPSSHINAVPDFWNNDYFEDTYTHNGQREKCQGYCTDVFFRETKKWIQSQKQGKPFFAYLPLNAPHGPHFVPNQYRGPIEEAMRKNENVVQHLKPARRKSLISYLAMCANIDENIGKLDQFLKESGLEQNTIVIFLTDNGSTMGPDYFNAGMRGRKVTLWEGGHRVPCFIRWPEGKLGPARDLDDLTHVQDLLPTLTELCRLPQSNLDLDGISLVPRIRGQVEALPERMLVVNYSRMPIPGNKKNMYLSVPRKEGAAVLWKHWRWLENRELYNLKQDPLQQKNVAEAHPDIVKKMQSHLNQWWDGVKEAASVPQRVVIGHASENPAMLTACEWLDVFVDQQGQVRRGVRKNGTWYLNVDQPGTYELELRRWPRESGLKLNEGTPALKVTDGQFRKGVALPIAKAKIQIGTFEAVGHPGASGQAITFANVPLESGPVKLKTNMLNEQGQEICGAYYVYVKRK; from the coding sequence ATGAGATTCGCGCTCAGTGCTTTTATTCTGTTTTCATGGATCAATCTGGTTTATGCCGTCGAACAGCCTAACGTGATCTTAATCATGAGTGATGACCAGGGTTACGGCGAATTGTCTCGGCACGGTAATCCGATTCTGAAAACGCCGAACCTGGATCAACTGGCAGCGCAAAGCATTCGACTGACCGACTTTCATGTCGCGCCCATGTGTACGCCGACGCGGGGACAATTGATGACGGGCCTGGATTCGTTTCGCAATGGCGCGATGAACGTCAGCAGTGGTCGAACCTTGCTAAGGCCTGAATTAAAGACGATGGCAGATCTGTTTCAGTCGGGCGGCTATCGCACCGGGATTTTCGGGAAATGGCATCTGGGCGATAATTATCCATTTCGGCCCGAAGACCGTGGTTTCGAAGAGACGCTCTGGTTTCCTTCTTCGCACATCAATGCGGTTCCCGATTTTTGGAACAACGATTATTTCGAGGATACCTACACGCACAACGGACAGCGGGAAAAATGTCAGGGCTATTGCACCGATGTCTTTTTTCGCGAAACCAAAAAGTGGATTCAGTCACAGAAACAGGGAAAGCCTTTCTTTGCCTATCTCCCTTTGAACGCACCGCATGGCCCGCACTTTGTGCCGAATCAGTATCGTGGACCCATAGAAGAGGCGATGCGAAAAAATGAGAACGTGGTGCAGCACTTGAAGCCGGCTCGTCGCAAATCGCTGATCAGTTATCTGGCGATGTGTGCTAACATTGATGAAAACATCGGCAAGCTCGACCAGTTCCTCAAAGAGTCGGGGCTGGAACAAAATACGATCGTCATATTCCTGACTGATAACGGAAGTACGATGGGCCCCGATTATTTCAATGCGGGAATGCGGGGCAGGAAGGTCACGCTCTGGGAAGGCGGACATCGCGTGCCCTGTTTTATTCGCTGGCCAGAAGGAAAACTTGGCCCAGCCCGTGATCTCGATGATTTAACCCACGTGCAGGATTTATTGCCGACACTGACAGAACTCTGTCGTTTACCGCAGTCAAATCTCGATCTGGACGGCATTAGTCTGGTGCCCCGAATTCGTGGTCAGGTGGAAGCACTGCCTGAGCGGATGCTGGTGGTGAATTACAGTCGCATGCCGATTCCTGGTAACAAAAAGAACATGTATCTGTCAGTCCCACGGAAAGAGGGGGCCGCGGTACTCTGGAAGCATTGGCGCTGGCTCGAAAATCGGGAACTGTATAATCTCAAGCAGGATCCTTTGCAGCAGAAAAACGTGGCGGAAGCACATCCCGATATCGTCAAAAAAATGCAGAGTCATTTGAATCAGTGGTGGGACGGAGTGAAAGAGGCTGCCTCTGTTCCGCAACGGGTGGTGATTGGTCATGCATCGGAAAACCCGGCGATGTTGACTGCCTGTGAATGGCTGGATGTTTTTGTCGATCAGCAGGGACAGGTCCGCCGCGGTGTAAGGAAGAACGGAACCTGGTATCTGAATGTGGATCAGCCGGGGACGTATGAACTGGAACTGCGTCGTTGGCCGCGCGAAAGTGGCTTGAAGTTGAATGAAGGGACGCCGGCACTCAAAGTCACCGATGGGCAGTTCAGAAAAGGCGTTGCACTGCCGATTGCGAAAGCCAAAATTCAGATCGGTACATTTGAAGCAGTCGGCCATCCGGGTGCGAGTGGCCAGGCGATAACATTTGCCAATGTTCCATTAGAAAGTGGTCCAGTGAAATTGAAGACCAATATGCTAAATGAACAAGGTCAGGAGATCTGCGGCGCGTATTATGTCTATGTGAAGCGGAAGTGA